One part of the Arabidopsis thaliana chromosome 1 sequence genome encodes these proteins:
- the SOB3 gene encoding Putative AT-hook DNA-binding family protein (SUPPRESSOR OF PHYB-4#3 (SOB3); FUNCTIONS IN: DNA binding; INVOLVED IN: photomorphogenesis; LOCATED IN: cellular_component unknown; EXPRESSED IN: 10 plant structures; EXPRESSED DURING: 6 growth stages; CONTAINS InterPro DOMAIN/s: Protein of unknown function DUF296 (InterPro:IPR005175), AT hook, DNA-binding motif (InterPro:IPR017956), Predicted AT-hook DNA-binding (InterPro:IPR014476); BEST Arabidopsis thaliana protein match is: Predicted AT-hook DNA-binding family protein (TAIR:AT1G20900.1); Has 2179 Blast hits to 1721 proteins in 190 species: Archae - 0; Bacteria - 553; Metazoa - 266; Fungi - 109; Plants - 845; Viruses - 16; Other Eukaryotes - 390 (source: NCBI BLink).) — protein sequence MDGGYDQSGGASRYFHNLFRPELHHQLQPQPQLHPLPQPQPQPQPQQQNSDDESDSNKDPGSDPVTSGSTGKRPRGRPPGSKNKPKPPVIVTRDSPNVLRSHVLEVSSGADIVESVTTYARRRGRGVSILSGNGTVANVSLRQPATTAAHGANGGTGGVVALHGRFEILSLTGTVLPPPAPPGSGGLSIFLSGVQGQVIGGNVVAPLVASGPVILMAASFSNATFERLPLEDEGGEGGEGGEVGEGGGGEGGPPPATSSSPPSGAGQGQLRGNMSGYDQFAGDPHLLGWGAAAAAAPPRPAF from the coding sequence ATGGACGGTGGTTACGATCAATCCGGAGGAGCTTCTAGATACTTTCACAACCTCTTCAGGCCTGAGCTTCATCACCAGCTTCAACCTCAGCCTCAACTTCACCCTTTGCCTCAGCCTCAGCCTCAACCTCAGCCTCAGCAGCAGAATTCAGATGATGAATCTGACTCCAACAAGGATCCGGGTTCCGACCCAGTTACCTCTGGTTCAACCGGGAAACGTCCACGTGGACGTCCTCCGGGATCCAAGAACAAGCCGAAGCCACCGGTGATAGTGACTAGAGATAGCCCCAACGTGCTTAGATCTCATGTTCTTGAAGTCTCATCTGGAGCCGACATAGTCGAGAGCGTTACCACTTACGCTCGCaggagaggaagaggagtCTCCATTCTCAGTGGTAACGGCACGGTGGCTAACGTCAGTCTCCGGCAGCCGGCAACGACAGCGGCTCATGGGGCAAATGGTGGAACCGGAGGTGTTGTGGCTCTACATGGAAGGTTTGAGATACTTTCCCTCACAGGTACGGTGTTGCCGCCCCCTGCGCCGCCAGGATCCGGTGGtctttctatctttctttccGGCGTTCAAGGTCAGGTGATTGGAGGAAACGTGGTGGCTCCGCTTGTGGCTTCGGGTCCAGTGATACTAATGGCTGCATCGTTCTCTAATGCAACTTTCGAAAGGCTTCCCCTTGAAGATGAAGGAGGAGAAGGTGGAGAGGGAGGAGAAGTTGGAgagggaggaggaggagaaggtgGTCCACCGCCGGCCAcgtcatcatcaccaccatctGGAGCCGGTCAAGGACAGTTAAGAGGTAACATGAGTGGTTATGATCAGTTTGCCGGTGATCCTCATTTGCTTGGTTGGGGAGCCGCAGCCGCAGCCGCACCACCAAGACCAGCCTTTTAG
- a CDS encoding Auxin efflux carrier family protein (Auxin efflux carrier family protein; FUNCTIONS IN: auxin:hydrogen symporter activity; INVOLVED IN: auxin polar transport, transmembrane transport; LOCATED IN: endomembrane system, integral to membrane; EXPRESSED IN: 22 plant structures; EXPRESSED DURING: 13 growth stages; CONTAINS InterPro DOMAIN/s: Auxin efflux carrier (InterPro:IPR004776); BEST Arabidopsis thaliana protein match is: Auxin efflux carrier family protein (TAIR:AT1G76530.1); Has 676 Blast hits to 645 proteins in 140 species: Archae - 2; Bacteria - 51; Metazoa - 0; Fungi - 244; Plants - 324; Viruses - 0; Other Eukaryotes - 55 (source: NCBI BLink).), protein MVKLLELFITSSKPVVEILLITSVGFYMALDGVNLLGHDARKYLNNIVFYVFSPSLIGSRLADSVTYESLVKMWFMPVNVLLTFIIGSLLGWIVIVITKPPSHLRGLILGCCAAGNLGNMPLIIIPAVCKEKGGPFGDPESCQKYGMGYVALSMAMGSIYIWTYVYNLMRVLSNSPVETPPSVESNYDSYKVPLISSKEEENNQKAGRWEKVKRRLVSLSQKVNLKTIFAPSTIAAMIALVIGLITPLRKLIIGTEAPLRVLQDSVTLVGDGAVPAMTMIIGGNLLKGLRSSGMKMSSIIGVLVARYVLLPMSGVLIVRGAYKLDLVTSEPLYQFVLLLQYAVPPAMNLGTITQLFGTGESECSVIMLWTYSLASIALTVWPTFFMWLVA, encoded by the exons ATGGTGAAGCTTTTGGAGCTGTTCATAACTTCATCAAAACCAGTCGTTGAGATTCTGTTGATAACATCAGTCGGATTTTATATGGCTCTCGATGGAGTCAATCTTCTTGGTCATGATGCTCGTAAATATCTGAACAAC aTTGTCTTCTATGTGTTTAGTCCTTCGCTTATTGGAAGCCGTTTAGCTGATAGTGTTACATACGAAAGCTTGGTCAAAAT GTGGTTCATGCCGGTGAATGTTCTGCTTACATTCATCATTGGTTCATTACTTGGCTGGATTGTTATTGTCATCACTAAGCCTCCTTCACACCTTCGTGGTCTCATTCTTGGTTGTTGTGCTGCTG GGAATTTGGGGAATATGCCACTGATTATAATCCCAGCtgtttgtaaagaaaaaggagGTCCCTTTGGAGATCCTGAGAGTTGCCAGAAATATGGAATGGGTTATGTTGCTCTCTCCATGGCT ATGGGATCTATTTACATATGGACTTATGTATACAATCTTATGCGTGTGCTATCGAACTCTCCCGTTGAAACCCCTCCCTCTGTTGAATCCAACTACGACAGCTACAAAGTTCCCCTTATTTCttccaaggaagaagaaaacaaccaAAAG GCTGGGAGGTGGGAAAAAGTCAAGCGGAGATTGGTTTCACTGTCACAAAAAGTCAACCTTAAGACAATTTTTGCTCCATCAACTATTGCTGCG ATGATTGCACTTGTGATCGGGCTCATTACTCCTTTAAGGAAGCTAATAATCGGCACGGAAGCTCCTCTCCGGGTGCTTCAAGACTCAGTAACTCTAGTGGG AGATGGGGCAGTTCCTGCAATGACCATGATTATAGGAGGAAACCTACTCAAAGGTTTGAGGAGTTCAGGAATGAAAATGTCCAGTATTATCGGCGTCTTGGTTGCGCGTTACGTTTTACTGCCTATGAGCGGTGTTTTAATCGTAAGAGGAGCATATAAGTTGGATTTAGTTACATCAGAGCCCTTATACCaattcgttcttcttcttcaatatgCTGTCCCACCAGCCATGAATCTAG GTACAATTACTCAGTTATTTGGAACTGGGGAGAGTGAATGCTCAGTGATTATGCTCTGGACTTACTCTTTGGCTTCGATTGCACTCACTGTTTGGCCAACATTCTTCATGTGGCTTGTAGCTTAG
- a CDS encoding caveolin-1 protein (unknown protein; FUNCTIONS IN: molecular_function unknown; INVOLVED IN: biological_process unknown; LOCATED IN: cellular_component unknown; BEST Arabidopsis thaliana protein match is: unknown protein (TAIR:AT1G20890.1).), whose protein sequence is MLDLILKQLLNNRVADYKIGIRKESYFPLNRTLCYLLLCLVVLVNGLPCLCHDNMFDVKALYVGKELWRETLPLQSGSRVYKLQGLKSNSWYEVKISYPASIPARVSLQLLKNHEMELKLNQMRRLLNTEKLIFKAESLKEVNNKAGLNVLVTLEPEGIVAIPNSRERYFIIYNIVCEEQLMGIPYSSWSVVLLVALCLVVSFIVPRSLPSSLLTKDQGLRSSHRSHGKDS, encoded by the exons ATGTTGGATCTAATTTTGAAACAGCTACTGAATAACAG GGTTGCTGATTACAAGATTGGAATCAGAAAAGAATCGTATTTTCCATTAAACAGGACACTCTGCTACTTACTATTATGTCTTGTAGTCTTGGTAAATGGTTTGCCTTGTCTCTGCCACGATAACAT gTTTGATGTGAAAGCTTTATATGTTGGGAAGGAACTGTGGAGAGAAACTCTGCCATTGCAATCGGGTTCTCGCGTTTACAAGTTACAAGGACTGAAGTCGAATTCCTGGTATGAAGTGAAGATATCATACCCTGCTTCT ATACCAGCTCGGGTCTCGCTGCAACTACTAAAGAACCATGAAATGGAATTGAAGCTAAACCAAATGAGGAGATTACTAAACACTGAGAAGCTGATCTTCAAGGCAGAAAGTCTCAAAGAAGTTAACAATAAG GCTGGATTGAATGTTTTGGTGACCTTGGAACCCGAGGGGATTGTGGCAATACCAAATTCTAGAGAAagatattttatcatttacaACATAG TTTGTGAAGAACAACTCATGGGGATACCTTATTCAAGCTGGTCAGTGGTTCTGTTAGTAGCTTTGTGTCTCGTGGTGTCGTTCATAGTTCCTCGATCTTTACCATCGTCTCTTCTTACAAAAGATCAAGGTTTACGTTCTTCTCATCGCAGCCATGGGAAAGATTCTTGA
- a CDS encoding ARID/BRIGHT DNA-binding domain-containing protein (ARID/BRIGHT DNA-binding domain-containing protein; FUNCTIONS IN: sequence-specific DNA binding transcription factor activity; INVOLVED IN: regulation of transcription; LOCATED IN: intracellular; EXPRESSED IN: 24 plant structures; EXPRESSED DURING: 14 growth stages; CONTAINS InterPro DOMAIN/s: Heat shock protein Hsp20 (InterPro:IPR002068), HSP20-like chaperone (InterPro:IPR008978), ARID/BRIGHT DNA-binding domain (InterPro:IPR001606); BEST Arabidopsis thaliana protein match is: ARID/BRIGHT DNA-binding domain-containing protein (TAIR:AT1G20910.1).), translating to MMADTEMQEQDVPSGTKGVVEEPSELEKDLNSIERPKSPVPEDTTHTLDSDVHLSDAPIANQIEANEEVGGQNSVDGRNGDVDQSEKKITSDGGQEETTLGESNPLKGDPSSPHVPEESVKKWKTWLLSDAEAREVDEAGAPQDQEAFIKEVEAFNKENFLEFKAPKFYGQPLNCLKLWRAVIKLGGYDVVTTSKLWRQVGESFHPPKTCTTVSWTFRIFYEKVNFIFGLSTEYALILMRLYLFSLALLEYEKHLRQNGELNLPGSASLPSSGIEKEASSHQASGSGRTRRDAAARAMQGWHSQRLLGSGEVTEPIVKEKGLNSTPKQKNLKNIGVQKQKTTTGMDLVFSHESEKQSTAEVIDVGPPADWVKINVRETKDCFEIFALVPGLLREEVRVQSDPAGRLVIAGQPEQLDNPWGITPFKKVVNFPARIDPLHTSAVVSLHGRLFVRVPFEHREMNIDVPYKVSKEAVPYTFKYATNNHSVWYISFRK from the exons ATGATGGCGGATACTGAAATGCAAGAGCAAGATGTGCCGTCTGGTACCAAAGGTGTTGTAGAGGAGCCTTCAGAACTAGAGAAAGACCTAAACTCTATTGAAAGACCTAAGTCCCCTGTTCCAGAGGATACGACTCATACTTTGGATAGTGATGTTCATTTATCTGATGCTCCCATTGCTAATCAAATTGAGGCTAATGAAGAGGTTGGTGGTCAGAACAGTGTTGATGGGAGGAATGGTGATGTTGATCAGTCTGAAAAGAAGATTACTAGTGATGGCGGTCAAGAGGAGACAACACTTGGGGAATCAAATCCTTTGAAGGGGGATCCGTCGAGTCCTCATGTTCCTGAAGAAAGTGTTAAGAAGTGGAAGACATGGTTGTTGAGTGATGCTGAG GCCAGGGAAGTTGATGAAGCAGGGGCACCACAGGATCAAGAGGCGTTTATTAAAGAAGTGGAGGCCTTCAACAAGGAGAATTTCCTGGAATTTAAAGCCCCAAAGTTTTACGGACAGCCCTTAAATTGTCTCAA GCTTTGGAGAGCCGTTATCAAGTTAGGTGGCTACGATGTG gTCACCACATCTAAGCTATGGCGGCAAGTTGGAGAATCGTTCCATCCTCCAAA AACATGCACTACAGTCTCCTGGACATTCCGCATTTTCTATGAAAAGGtgaatttcatttttggtcTAAGTACTGAATATGCATTGATATTAATGAGGTTGTACTTGTTCAGTTTA GCACTTTTGGAGTATGAGAAGCATTTAAGGCAAAATGGTGAGCTTAACCTTCCTGGTTCAGCTTCTCTTCCGTCTTCAGGCATTGAAAAGGAG GCAAGTAGCCATCAAGCTTCAGGGTCAGgcagaacaagaagagatgCTGCAGCTCGTGCTATGCAAGGTTGGCATTCTCAGCGCCTTCTTGGATCTGGGGAGGTTACTGAGCCTATTGTTAAG GAGAAAGGCTTGAATTCAACCCCAAAGCAAAAGAACCTCAAAAACATTG GTGtgcagaaacaaaaaacaacaaccgGCATGGACCTTGTTTTTTCACACGAATCAGAAAAACA GTCAACTGCCGAGGTTATAGATGTTGGACCCCCTGCAGACTGGGTGAAGATCAATGTCAGAGAAACT AAAGACTGCTTTGAGATATTTGCCCTGGTACCTGGACTTCTTCGCGAAGAG GTCCGTGTTCAGTCAGACCCTGCAGGGCGGCTAGTTATAGCAGGCCAACCTGAGCAACTTGACAATCCTTGGGGAATCACACCCTTCAAAAAG GTTGTGAACTTTCCCGCAAGAATCGATCCGCTGCACACGTCAGCGGTTGTGAGCCTGCATGGTCGACTGTTTGTGCGAGTCCCATTTGAGCA TAGAGAAATGAATATTGATGTTCCATATAAAGTTAGTAAGGAAGCTGTTCCTTATACCTTCAAGTATGCAACCAACAATCACAGTGTCTGGTATATATCTTTTAGAAAATGA
- the HMG1 gene encoding hydroxy methylglutaryl CoA reductase 1 (hydroxy methylglutaryl CoA reductase 1 (HMG1); CONTAINS InterPro DOMAIN/s: Hydroxymethylglutaryl-CoA reductase, class I, catalytic (InterPro:IPR004554), Hydroxymethylglutaryl-CoA reductase, class I/II, substrate-binding (InterPro:IPR009029), Hydroxymethylglutaryl-CoA reductase, class I/II, NAD/NADP-binding (InterPro:IPR009023), Hydroxymethylglutaryl-CoA reductase, class I/II, catalytic (InterPro:IPR002202); BEST Arabidopsis thaliana protein match is: 3-hydroxy-3-methylglutaryl-CoA reductase 2 (TAIR:AT2G17370.1); Has 2212 Blast hits to 2210 proteins in 935 species: Archae - 202; Bacteria - 1018; Metazoa - 225; Fungi - 225; Plants - 266; Viruses - 1; Other Eukaryotes - 275 (source: NCBI BLink).): MKKKQAGPQQTCEFVSYKTLLISPSHLSRHLTTSLLSPLSPPWRDYSFPPMDLRRRPPKPPVTNNNNSNGSFRSYQPRTSDDDHRRRATTIAPPPKASDALPLPLYLTNAVFFTLFFSVAYYLLHRWRDKIRYNTPLHVVTITELGAIIALIASFIYLLGFFGIDFVQSFISRASGDAWDLADTIDDDDHRLVTCSPPTPIVSVAKLPNPEPIVTESLPEEDEEIVKSVIDGVIPSYSLESRLGDCKRAASIRREALQRVTGRSIEGLPLDGFDYESILGQCCEMPVGYIQIPVGIAGPLLLDGYEYSVPMATTEGCLVASTNRGCKAMFISGGATSTVLKDGMTRAPVVRFASARRASELKFFLENPENFDTLAVVFNRSSRFARLQSVKCTIAGKNAYVRFCCSTGDAMGMNMVSKGVQNVLEYLTDDFPDMDVIGISGNFCSDKKPAAVNWIEGRGKSVVCEAVIRGEIVNKVLKTSVAALVELNMLKNLAGSAVAGSLGGFNAHASNIVSAVFIATGQDPAQNVESSQCITMMEAINDGKDIHISVTMPSIEVGTVGGGTQLASQSACLNLLGVKGASTESPGMNARRLATIVAGAVLAGELSLMSAIAAGQLVRSHMKYNRSSRDISGATTTTTTTT; this comes from the exons atgaagaaaaagcaaGCTGGTCCCCAACAGACATGCGAGTTCGTCTCCTATAAAACTTTGTTAATCTCTCCTTCACACTTATCACGCCACCTCACCACCTCTCtcctctctcctctctctcccCCCTGGAGAGATTATTCATTCCCTCCAATGGATCTCCGTCGGAGGCCTCCTAAACCACCGgttaccaacaacaacaactccaaCGGATCTTTCCGTTCTTATCAGCCTCGCACTTCCGATGACGATCATCGTCGCCGGGCTACAACAATTGCTCCTCCACCGAAAGCATCCGACGCGCTTCCTCTTCCGTTATATCTCACAAACGCCGTTTTCTTCAcgctcttcttctccgtcgcGTATTACCTCCTCCACCGGTGGCGTGACAAGATCCGTTACAATACGCCTCTTCACGTCGTCACTATCACAGAACTCGGCGCCATTATTGCTCTCATCGCTTCGTTTATCTATCTCCTAGGGTTTTTTGGTATTGACTTTGTTCAGTCATTTATCTCACGTGCCTCTGGTGATGCTTGGGATCTCGCCGATACGATCGATGATGATGACCACCGCCTTGTCACGTGCTCTCCACCGACTCCGATCGTTTCCGTTGCTAAATTACCTAATCCGGAACCTATTGTTACCGAATCGCTTCCTGAGGAAGACGAGGAGATTGTGAAATCGGTTATCGACGGAGTTATTCCATCGTACTCGCTTGAATCTCGTCTCGGTGATTGCAAAAGAGCGGCGTCGATTCGTCGTGAGGCGTTGCAGAGAGTCACCGGGAGATCGATTGAAGGGTTACCGTTGGATGGATTTGATTATGAATCGATTTTGGGGCAATGCTGTGAGATGCCTGTTGGATACATTCAGATTCCTGTTGGGATTGCTGGTCCATTGTTGCTTGATGGTTATGAGTACTCTGTTCCTATGGCTACAACCGAAGGTTGTTTGGTTGCTAGCACTAACAGAGGCTGCAAGGCTATGTTTATCTCTGGTGGCGCCACCAGTACCGTTCTTAAGGACGGTATGACCCGAGCACCTGTTGTTCGGTTCGCTTCGGCGAGACGAGCTTCGGAGCTTAAGTTTTTCTTGGAGAATCCAGAGAACTTTGATACTTTGGCAGTAGTCTTCAACAG GTCGAGTAGATTTGCAAGACTGCAAAGTGTTAAATGCACAATCGCGGGGAAGAATGCTTATGTAAGGTTCTGTTGTAGTACTGGTGATGCTATGGGGATGAATATGGTTTCTAAAGGTGTGCAGAATGTTCTTGAGTATCTTACCGATGATTTCCCTGACATGGATGTGATTGGAATCTCTG GTAACTTCTGTTCGGACAAGAAACCTGCTGCTGTGAACTGGATTGAGGGACGTGGTAAATCAGTTGTTTGCGAGGCTGTAATCAGAGGAGAGATCGTGAACAAGGTCTTGAAAACGAGCGTGGCTGCTTTAGTCGAGCTCAACATGCTCAAGAACCTAGCTGGCTCTGCTGTTGCAGGCTCTCTAGGTGGATTCAACGCTCATGCCAGTAACATAGTGTCTGCTGTATTCATAGCTACTGGCCAAGATCCAGCTCAAAACGTGGAGAGTTCTCAATGCATCACCATGATGGAAGCTATTAATGACGGCAAAGATATCCATATCTCAGTCACTATGCCATCTATCGAG GTGGGGACAGTGGGAGGAGGAACACAGCTTGCATCTCAATCAGCGTGTTTAAACCTGCTCGGAGTTAAAGGAGCAAGCACAGAGTCGCCGGGAATGAACGCAAGGAGGCTAGCGACGATCGTAGCCGGAGCAGTTTTAGCTGGAGAGTTATCTTTAATGTCAGCAATTGCAGCTGGACAGCTTGTGAGAAGTCACATGAAATACAATAGATCCAGCCGAGACATCTCTGGAGCAACGacaacgacaacaacaacaacatga
- a CDS encoding caveolin-1 protein (unknown protein; BEST Arabidopsis thaliana protein match is: unknown protein (TAIR:AT1G20890.1); Has 31 Blast hits to 31 proteins in 10 species: Archae - 0; Bacteria - 0; Metazoa - 0; Fungi - 0; Plants - 31; Viruses - 0; Other Eukaryotes - 0 (source: NCBI BLink).), producing the protein MLDLILKQLLNNRVADYKIGIRKESYFPLNRTLCYLLLCLVVLVNGLPCLCHDNIFICWEGTVERNSAIAIGFSRLQVTRTEVEFLIPARVSLQLLKNHEMELKLNQMRRLLNTEKLIFKAESLKEVNNKAGLNVLVTLEPEGIVAIPNSRERYFIIYNIVCEEQLMGIPYSSWSVVLLVALCLVVSFIVPRSLPSSLLTKDQGLRSSHRSHGKDS; encoded by the exons ATGTTGGATCTAATTTTGAAACAGCTACTGAATAACAG GGTTGCTGATTACAAGATTGGAATCAGAAAAGAATCGTATTTTCCATTAAACAGGACACTCTGCTACTTACTATTATGTCTTGTAGTCTTGGTAAATGGTTTGCCTTGTCTCTGCCACGATAACAT CTTTATATGTTGGGAAGGAACTGTGGAGAGAAACTCTGCCATTGCAATCGGGTTCTCGCGTTTACAAGTTACAAGGACTGAAGTCGAATTCCTG ATACCAGCTCGGGTCTCGCTGCAACTACTAAAGAACCATGAAATGGAATTGAAGCTAAACCAAATGAGGAGATTACTAAACACTGAGAAGCTGATCTTCAAGGCAGAAAGTCTCAAAGAAGTTAACAATAAG GCTGGATTGAATGTTTTGGTGACCTTGGAACCCGAGGGGATTGTGGCAATACCAAATTCTAGAGAAagatattttatcatttacaACATAG TTTGTGAAGAACAACTCATGGGGATACCTTATTCAAGCTGGTCAGTGGTTCTGTTAGTAGCTTTGTGTCTCGTGGTGTCGTTCATAGTTCCTCGATCTTTACCATCGTCTCTTCTTACAAAAGATCAAGGTTTACGTTCTTCTCATCGCAGCCATGGGAAAGATTCTTGA
- a CDS encoding ARID/BRIGHT DNA-binding domain-containing protein produces the protein MMADTEMQEQDVPSGTKGVVEEPSELEKDLNSIERPKSPVPEDTTHTLDSDVHLSDAPIANQIEANEEVGGQNSVDGRNGDVDQSEKKITSDGGQEETTLGESNPLKGDPSSPHVPEESVKKWKTWLLSDAEAREVDEAGAPQDQEAFIKEVEAFNKENFLEFKAPKFYGQPLNCLKLWRAVIKLGGYDVVTTSKLWRQVGESFHPPKTCTTVSWTFRIFYEKALLEYEKHLRQNGELNLPGSASLPSSGIEKEASSHQASGSGRTRRDAAARAMQGWHSQRLLGSGEVTEPIVKEKGLNSTPKQKNLKNIGVQKQKTTTGMDLVFSHESEKQSTAEVIDVGPPADWVKINVRETKDCFEIFALVPGLLREEVRVQSDPAGRLVIAGQPEQLDNPWGITPFKKVVNFPARIDPLHTSAVVSLHGRLFVRVPFEQ, from the exons ATGATGGCGGATACTGAAATGCAAGAGCAAGATGTGCCGTCTGGTACCAAAGGTGTTGTAGAGGAGCCTTCAGAACTAGAGAAAGACCTAAACTCTATTGAAAGACCTAAGTCCCCTGTTCCAGAGGATACGACTCATACTTTGGATAGTGATGTTCATTTATCTGATGCTCCCATTGCTAATCAAATTGAGGCTAATGAAGAGGTTGGTGGTCAGAACAGTGTTGATGGGAGGAATGGTGATGTTGATCAGTCTGAAAAGAAGATTACTAGTGATGGCGGTCAAGAGGAGACAACACTTGGGGAATCAAATCCTTTGAAGGGGGATCCGTCGAGTCCTCATGTTCCTGAAGAAAGTGTTAAGAAGTGGAAGACATGGTTGTTGAGTGATGCTGAG GCCAGGGAAGTTGATGAAGCAGGGGCACCACAGGATCAAGAGGCGTTTATTAAAGAAGTGGAGGCCTTCAACAAGGAGAATTTCCTGGAATTTAAAGCCCCAAAGTTTTACGGACAGCCCTTAAATTGTCTCAA GCTTTGGAGAGCCGTTATCAAGTTAGGTGGCTACGATGTG gTCACCACATCTAAGCTATGGCGGCAAGTTGGAGAATCGTTCCATCCTCCAAA AACATGCACTACAGTCTCCTGGACATTCCGCATTTTCTATGAAAAG GCACTTTTGGAGTATGAGAAGCATTTAAGGCAAAATGGTGAGCTTAACCTTCCTGGTTCAGCTTCTCTTCCGTCTTCAGGCATTGAAAAGGAG GCAAGTAGCCATCAAGCTTCAGGGTCAGgcagaacaagaagagatgCTGCAGCTCGTGCTATGCAAGGTTGGCATTCTCAGCGCCTTCTTGGATCTGGGGAGGTTACTGAGCCTATTGTTAAG GAGAAAGGCTTGAATTCAACCCCAAAGCAAAAGAACCTCAAAAACATTG GTGtgcagaaacaaaaaacaacaaccgGCATGGACCTTGTTTTTTCACACGAATCAGAAAAACA GTCAACTGCCGAGGTTATAGATGTTGGACCCCCTGCAGACTGGGTGAAGATCAATGTCAGAGAAACT AAAGACTGCTTTGAGATATTTGCCCTGGTACCTGGACTTCTTCGCGAAGAG GTCCGTGTTCAGTCAGACCCTGCAGGGCGGCTAGTTATAGCAGGCCAACCTGAGCAACTTGACAATCCTTGGGGAATCACACCCTTCAAAAAG GTTGTGAACTTTCCCGCAAGAATCGATCCGCTGCACACGTCAGCGGTTGTGAGCCTGCATGGTCGACTGTTTGTGCGAGTCCCATTTGAGCAGTGA